In the genome of Sporichthya brevicatena, one region contains:
- the gatA gene encoding Asp-tRNA(Asn)/Glu-tRNA(Gln) amidotransferase subunit GatA, whose protein sequence is MGDLTRLTAAELAALIAAGEASAVEVTQAHLDRITKVDDSVHAFLHLDTEGALAAAASVDAARSAGTPLGPLAGVPLALKDVLTQEGVPTTCGSKILEGWRPPYDSTVVRKLRAAGVVILGKANMDEFAMGSSTENSAYGPTRNPWDLTRIPGGSSGGSSAAVAAFEAPLAIGTDTGGSIRQPAAVCGIVGTKPTYGGVSRYGLVAFSSSLDQAGPFARTVLDAALLHEAVAGHDPLDSTSIDAPVPAVVAAARQADVAGLRVGVVRELSGEGYQPGVEQRFREAVELLTSLGAEVVEVSCPDFTYAMPAYYLIAPSECSSNLARFDAMRYGLRVGDDGTAGVEEVMSRTRAAGFGPEVKRRIILGTYALSAGYYDAYYGSAQKVRTLIARDFEAAFSQVDVLVSPTTPTTAFPLGEKVDDPLAMYLQDLCTIPSNLAGNCAMSVPVGLAPEDGLPVGLQIMAPAMADDRLYRVGAALEKALVERAGHLLIEEAPQL, encoded by the coding sequence ATGGGCGACCTGACGAGGCTGACCGCGGCGGAGCTGGCCGCGCTCATCGCGGCGGGCGAGGCGTCCGCCGTCGAAGTGACGCAGGCTCACCTGGACCGCATCACCAAGGTCGACGACTCCGTCCACGCCTTCCTGCACCTCGACACCGAGGGGGCGCTGGCGGCCGCGGCCTCCGTGGACGCGGCGCGATCGGCAGGCACGCCCCTCGGTCCGCTCGCCGGTGTCCCGCTCGCGCTCAAGGACGTCCTCACGCAGGAGGGCGTCCCGACCACCTGCGGCTCGAAGATCCTCGAGGGCTGGCGGCCGCCGTACGACTCGACGGTCGTGCGCAAGCTGCGCGCGGCGGGCGTCGTCATCCTCGGCAAGGCGAACATGGACGAGTTCGCGATGGGTTCGTCCACCGAGAACTCGGCCTACGGCCCGACGCGCAACCCGTGGGACCTGACGCGCATCCCGGGCGGCTCGTCCGGCGGGTCCTCGGCGGCGGTCGCCGCGTTCGAGGCGCCGCTCGCGATCGGCACCGACACCGGTGGTTCGATCCGGCAGCCGGCCGCGGTCTGCGGCATCGTCGGCACCAAGCCGACGTACGGCGGCGTCAGCCGCTACGGGCTCGTCGCGTTCTCCTCCAGCCTCGACCAGGCCGGGCCGTTCGCCCGCACCGTCCTCGACGCGGCGCTGCTGCACGAGGCCGTCGCTGGGCACGACCCGCTGGACTCCACGTCGATCGACGCGCCCGTGCCGGCCGTCGTCGCCGCGGCCCGGCAGGCCGACGTCGCCGGGCTGCGCGTCGGCGTCGTGCGCGAGCTCTCCGGCGAGGGGTACCAGCCCGGCGTCGAGCAGCGCTTCCGGGAGGCCGTCGAGCTGCTGACCTCGCTCGGTGCGGAGGTCGTCGAGGTCTCGTGCCCGGACTTCACCTACGCGATGCCCGCCTACTACCTGATCGCGCCGAGCGAGTGCTCCTCGAACCTCGCCCGGTTCGACGCGATGCGGTACGGCCTGCGGGTCGGCGACGACGGCACCGCCGGGGTCGAGGAGGTCATGTCGCGGACGCGCGCGGCGGGCTTCGGCCCCGAGGTGAAGCGCCGCATCATCCTCGGTACCTACGCGCTGTCCGCCGGGTACTACGACGCCTACTACGGCTCGGCGCAGAAGGTCCGCACACTCATCGCGCGGGACTTCGAGGCGGCCTTCTCGCAGGTCGACGTCCTCGTCTCGCCGACCACCCCGACCACGGCGTTCCCGCTGGGGGAGAAGGTCGACGACCCGCTCGCGATGTACCTGCAGGACCTCTGCACGATCCCGTCGAATCTCGCGGGCAACTGCGCGATGTCCGTTCCGGTCGGCCTCGCGCCGGAGGACGGTCTGCCCGTCGGCCTGCAGATCATGGCGCCGGCGATGGCGGACGATCGCCTCTACCGGGTCGGGGCGGCGCTGGAGAAGGCCCTGGTGGAGCGCGCCGGGCACCTGCTGATCGAGGAGGCTCCCCAGCTGTGA
- a CDS encoding DinB family protein → MAENPLNEPKTVLHRYFTGVRDAVLWKLEDLSEYDARRPLTPTGTNVLGVAKHLACVELGYFGWTFGRATDITLPWYDDDAEPNADMFATESESKEEIIAFWRRVREISDATITELPLDAPGHVPWWGDRNPVTLQVILVHMIAEANRHAGHIDIVRELIDGQAGLRAGNSNLPGDLTWPEYRARLETLAARFL, encoded by the coding sequence ATGGCCGAGAATCCCCTGAACGAGCCCAAGACTGTCCTGCACAGGTACTTCACGGGCGTGCGGGACGCCGTGCTGTGGAAGCTCGAGGACCTCTCCGAGTACGACGCCCGGCGCCCCCTGACCCCGACCGGCACCAACGTTCTGGGCGTGGCGAAGCACCTGGCCTGCGTCGAGCTCGGCTACTTCGGCTGGACGTTCGGCCGGGCCACCGACATCACACTGCCGTGGTACGACGACGACGCCGAACCCAACGCGGACATGTTTGCCACCGAGTCCGAGTCGAAGGAGGAAATCATCGCCTTCTGGCGCCGCGTGCGCGAGATCTCGGACGCGACGATCACCGAGCTGCCGCTGGATGCGCCGGGGCACGTGCCGTGGTGGGGCGACCGCAATCCCGTCACGCTGCAGGTGATCCTCGTCCACATGATCGCCGAGGCGAACCGGCACGCGGGGCACATCGACATCGTGCGCGAGCTGATCGACGGTCAGGCCGGGCTGCGGGCGGGGAACAGTAACCTGCCCGGCGACCTCACCTGGCCGGAGTACCGCGCCCGGCTGGAGACGCTGGCAGCACGGTTCCTCTGA
- a CDS encoding MerR family transcriptional regulator has protein sequence MDGYTVGEVAKLAHISVRALHHYDELGLLTPAGRSPAGYRLYSNKDLHRLQQILFYRELEFSLEEIAAMLADPDVGVDDHLRRQHRLVRERQARNAALLAAIEKEMEARSMGMSLTPEEQFEIFGTDKIAEYQEEAKQKWGDTDAWRESQRRSARYTKEDWIEIKEQAGANIEGFLAAIRAGEPADGPVAMQLAEEHRQHLIRWFYDCGPDMHRGLGDLYISDPRYMAEYDKLAPGFSHYVRDAFHANADRL, from the coding sequence GTGGACGGATACACGGTCGGCGAGGTGGCCAAGCTCGCGCACATCTCGGTGCGCGCGCTGCACCACTACGACGAGCTGGGGCTGCTGACTCCGGCGGGGCGCTCCCCCGCCGGCTACCGGCTCTACTCGAACAAGGACCTGCACCGGCTGCAGCAGATCCTCTTCTACCGCGAGCTGGAGTTCTCCCTCGAGGAGATCGCCGCGATGCTCGCCGACCCGGACGTCGGCGTCGACGACCACCTGCGCCGCCAGCACCGACTGGTGCGCGAACGGCAGGCCCGCAACGCCGCGCTGCTGGCGGCGATCGAGAAGGAGATGGAGGCCCGGAGCATGGGCATGTCCCTGACACCCGAGGAGCAGTTCGAGATCTTCGGCACGGACAAGATCGCCGAGTACCAGGAGGAGGCGAAACAGAAGTGGGGAGACACCGACGCCTGGCGTGAGTCACAGCGCCGATCGGCTCGGTACACGAAGGAGGACTGGATCGAGATCAAGGAGCAGGCCGGAGCGAACATCGAGGGCTTCCTTGCGGCGATCCGAGCGGGCGAACCGGCCGACGGCCCCGTCGCGATGCAGCTGGCCGAGGAGCACCGGCAGCACCTGATCCGCTGGTTCTACGACTGCGGCCCGGACATGCACCGTGGGCTCGGCGATCTCTACATCTCCGACCCGCGGTACATGGCGGAGTACGACAAGCTCGCCCCGGGGTTCTCCCACTACGTCCGGGACGCGTTCCACGCGAACGCCGACCGGCTCTGA
- a CDS encoding Fpg/Nei family DNA glycosylase, translating to MPELPEVESARRVIESYALGRRIVDVDDSDTYECRPHSPGQIRDALVGRKLTEACRRGKSMWCLTGGVGRSRTPGPELGIHLGMSGKIVVADPNGAETDGGDYWARGRAAGDHRFTRFALRFDDGGYLLLVDPRRLGRVRLDPPHEDLGPDAQGIGAAEFRAMLGRSAAPVKARLLDQHAIAGIGNLLADQALWLARVSPRHPAKELSRAEADRLHKGVRKAITDAIAGGGVHTLSVIPYRKAGAECPRDGAPMTRGTVGGRTTWWCAEEQKL from the coding sequence GTGCCCGAACTGCCTGAGGTCGAGTCCGCCCGCCGCGTCATCGAGTCCTACGCCCTCGGGCGACGGATCGTCGACGTCGACGACAGCGACACCTACGAGTGCCGTCCGCACTCCCCCGGCCAGATCCGCGACGCCCTCGTCGGGCGGAAGCTCACCGAGGCCTGCCGGCGCGGGAAGAGCATGTGGTGCCTGACCGGCGGAGTCGGGCGCAGCCGCACCCCCGGCCCGGAGCTCGGGATCCATCTCGGCATGTCCGGCAAGATCGTCGTCGCCGACCCGAACGGCGCCGAGACCGACGGCGGCGACTACTGGGCCCGTGGCCGGGCTGCCGGCGACCACCGCTTCACCCGCTTCGCGCTGCGGTTCGACGACGGCGGGTACCTGCTTCTCGTCGACCCACGCCGGCTCGGCCGCGTTCGTCTCGACCCGCCCCACGAGGACCTCGGGCCGGACGCGCAGGGCATCGGCGCCGCGGAGTTCCGCGCGATGCTCGGCCGCAGCGCCGCCCCGGTGAAGGCGCGTCTGCTCGACCAGCACGCGATCGCCGGCATCGGCAACCTGCTCGCCGACCAGGCGCTCTGGCTCGCGAGGGTCAGCCCGAGACACCCGGCCAAGGAACTGTCCCGCGCCGAGGCGGACCGGCTCCACAAGGGCGTGCGCAAGGCGATCACCGATGCGATCGCCGGCGGCGGCGTCCACACCCTGTCGGTCATCCCGTACCGGAAGGCCGGGGCCGAGTGCCCCCGGGACGGGGCACCCATGACCCGCGGCACCGTCGGCGGCCGGACCACCTGGTGGTGCGCGGAGGAGCAGAAACTCTGA
- the gatB gene encoding Asp-tRNA(Asn)/Glu-tRNA(Gln) amidotransferase subunit GatB gives MVPYEKALETYEPVIGLEVHVELGTASKMFCGCPTAFGAEPNTQVCPTCLGLPGSLPVANKKAISSIIRLGLALNCSIASWCRFARKNYFYPDMPKDFQISQYDEPICFEGHLDVEVEGRTFRIGIERVHLEEDTGKSLHVGGATGRIHGASHSLVDYNRAGIPLVEVVTKPVTDTGSLAPEVARAYVTELRDICRTLGISDVRMEEGSLRCDANVSIAPRGASEWGTRSETKNVNSLRSVERAVRFEISRQAGVLDAGGRVIQETRHFQEDSGTTTPGRSKETAEDYRYFPEPDLVPIAPAPEWVEELRAALPELPTARRKRLQAEWDLSDLDMQALTGVGALDSVEATVAAGASPEAARKWWLGELARRANEAGVEVAALAITPAQVAEVCALVDAGKLNDKLARQVIEGVLAGEGTPEQVVAARGLEVVSDTGALSAAVDAAIAANAGVADKIRGGKIQAVGALVGAVMKETRGQADAAAAKALILEKLGVSE, from the coding sequence ATCGTCCCCTACGAGAAGGCGCTCGAGACCTACGAGCCGGTCATCGGCCTCGAGGTCCACGTCGAGCTCGGCACCGCGTCGAAGATGTTCTGCGGCTGCCCGACCGCGTTCGGCGCCGAGCCCAACACCCAGGTCTGCCCGACCTGCCTCGGCCTGCCGGGCTCGCTGCCGGTGGCGAACAAGAAGGCGATCTCCTCGATCATCCGGCTCGGGCTGGCCCTGAACTGCTCGATCGCGTCCTGGTGCCGCTTCGCGCGGAAGAACTACTTCTACCCGGACATGCCCAAGGACTTTCAGATCAGCCAGTACGACGAGCCGATCTGCTTCGAGGGCCACCTCGACGTGGAGGTCGAGGGCCGGACCTTCCGCATCGGCATCGAGCGCGTCCACCTGGAGGAGGACACCGGCAAGTCGCTGCACGTCGGCGGCGCGACGGGTCGCATCCACGGGGCCTCGCACTCGCTCGTCGACTACAACCGCGCCGGCATCCCGCTCGTCGAGGTCGTGACCAAGCCCGTGACTGACACCGGGTCACTTGCGCCCGAGGTCGCCCGCGCCTACGTCACCGAGCTGCGCGACATCTGCCGCACCCTCGGCATCTCCGACGTGCGCATGGAGGAGGGTTCGCTGCGCTGCGACGCCAACGTCTCCATCGCGCCCCGCGGCGCGAGCGAGTGGGGCACCCGCTCGGAGACGAAGAACGTCAACTCGCTGCGCTCGGTCGAGCGCGCCGTGCGGTTCGAGATCTCGCGGCAGGCGGGCGTGCTCGACGCCGGTGGCCGCGTGATCCAGGAGACCCGCCACTTCCAGGAGGACTCCGGGACGACCACGCCCGGCCGGAGCAAGGAGACCGCCGAGGACTACCGGTACTTCCCGGAGCCCGACCTCGTCCCGATCGCCCCGGCCCCCGAGTGGGTCGAGGAGCTCCGGGCGGCGCTGCCCGAGCTGCCGACCGCGCGGCGCAAGCGGCTGCAGGCGGAGTGGGACCTCTCGGACCTCGACATGCAGGCCCTCACCGGCGTCGGCGCGCTCGACTCCGTCGAGGCGACCGTCGCCGCGGGCGCGTCCCCGGAGGCGGCCCGCAAGTGGTGGCTGGGCGAGCTGGCCCGGCGCGCGAACGAGGCGGGCGTCGAGGTCGCGGCGCTCGCCATCACCCCGGCGCAGGTCGCCGAGGTCTGCGCGCTCGTCGACGCCGGCAAGCTCAACGACAAGCTCGCTCGCCAGGTCATCGAGGGCGTGCTCGCCGGGGAGGGGACGCCGGAGCAGGTCGTCGCCGCCCGCGGCCTGGAGGTCGTCTCCGACACCGGGGCGCTCTCGGCCGCCGTCGACGCCGCGATCGCCGCGAACGCCGGGGTGGCCGACAAGATCCGCGGCGGCAAGATCCAGGCCGTCGGGGCCCTCGTCGGGGCGGTCATGAAGGAGACCCGCGGCCAGGCCGACGCCGCCGCCGCGAAGGCGCTGATCCTGGAGAAGCTCGGCGTCTCGGAGTAG
- the fahA gene encoding fumarylacetoacetase, with protein sequence MLGVATRSWVPVPEGSDFPLQNLPFGVFSRPGAEPRCGVAIGDFVLDLAPVFGDPAFGEPSLNRFLAAGRDRWDEVRRALTSFLSDPSHAIDVEPHLIPRSAVTLHLPLEVADYVDFYASEHHATNVGRMFRPGGEPLTPNWKHLPIGYHGRAGTVVVSDTDIVRPCGQRRSAEGPPTFGPTQRLDIEAEVGFVVGVGTAMGTRVPVEDFPEHVFGVVLLNDWSARDVQQWEAQPLGPFLGKSFATSISPWVVPLAALEHALVDAPAPDPEPLPYLRTPGPSGLDIALEIEIDGTVVSRPSFADMYWTAPQQLAHLTVNGASLRTGDLFASGTVSGPEREQRGCLLELSWNGTEPIRLADGSSRTFLADGDTVTIRGTAPGADGVRIGFGELRGTVLPASPAGRGTPAR encoded by the coding sequence ATGCTCGGCGTGGCGACGCGATCCTGGGTGCCGGTGCCGGAGGGCTCGGACTTCCCGCTCCAGAACCTGCCGTTCGGGGTGTTCTCGCGGCCCGGTGCGGAGCCCCGCTGCGGGGTGGCGATCGGGGACTTCGTCCTCGACCTCGCGCCGGTGTTCGGTGACCCGGCCTTCGGCGAGCCGTCGCTCAACCGGTTCCTGGCGGCGGGACGGGATCGCTGGGACGAGGTCCGGCGGGCGCTGACGTCGTTCCTGTCCGACCCGTCGCACGCGATCGACGTCGAGCCGCACCTGATCCCGCGGTCCGCGGTGACCCTGCATCTGCCGTTGGAGGTCGCGGACTACGTCGACTTCTACGCCTCGGAGCACCACGCGACGAACGTCGGGCGCATGTTCCGGCCGGGCGGCGAGCCGCTGACGCCGAACTGGAAGCACCTGCCGATCGGCTACCACGGCCGGGCGGGGACGGTGGTGGTGTCGGACACCGACATCGTCCGCCCCTGCGGGCAGCGGCGGTCGGCGGAGGGCCCGCCGACGTTCGGACCGACCCAGCGCCTCGACATCGAGGCCGAGGTCGGGTTCGTCGTCGGGGTCGGCACGGCGATGGGGACGCGGGTGCCGGTCGAGGACTTCCCCGAGCACGTCTTCGGCGTCGTGCTGCTCAACGACTGGTCCGCCCGGGACGTGCAGCAGTGGGAGGCCCAGCCGCTCGGGCCGTTCCTCGGCAAGTCCTTCGCGACGTCGATCTCGCCGTGGGTGGTGCCGCTCGCGGCACTGGAGCACGCGCTCGTCGACGCACCGGCTCCCGACCCGGAGCCGCTGCCCTACCTGCGGACCCCCGGACCCAGCGGTCTCGACATCGCGCTGGAGATCGAGATCGACGGCACGGTGGTCTCCCGGCCGTCGTTCGCCGACATGTACTGGACCGCCCCGCAGCAGTTGGCGCACCTGACCGTGAACGGGGCGTCGCTGCGGACCGGAGACCTCTTCGCCTCCGGCACCGTGTCCGGACCGGAGCGGGAGCAGCGCGGCTGCCTGCTCGAGCTGAGCTGGAACGGCACCGAGCCGATCCGTCTCGCTGACGGGTCCTCACGCACGTTCCTCGCCGACGGGGACACCGTGACGATCCGCGGCACCGCGCCCGGGGCGGACGGTGTCCGCATCGGGTTCGGTGAGCTCAGAGGAACCGTGCTGCCAGCGTCTCCAGCCGGGCGCGGTACTCCGGCCAGGTGA
- the gatC gene encoding Asp-tRNA(Asn)/Glu-tRNA(Gln) amidotransferase subunit GatC: MSITRDEVAHLARLARLDLSEDELAQMAGQLDAILNAVARVSEVAGADVPPMSHAVPLTNVLREDEVRPGLTPEQALSGAPAAEDGRFRVPRILGEAP, encoded by the coding sequence ATGTCCATCACCCGAGACGAGGTCGCGCACCTCGCCCGGCTCGCCCGGCTCGATCTGAGCGAGGACGAGCTGGCGCAGATGGCCGGCCAGCTGGACGCCATCCTCAACGCGGTGGCGCGCGTCTCCGAGGTCGCGGGCGCCGACGTGCCGCCGATGTCCCACGCCGTCCCGTTGACGAACGTCCTCCGCGAGGACGAGGTGCGTCCCGGTCTGACGCCGGAGCAGGCGCTCTCGGGCGCCCCGGCCGCCGAGGACGGCCGGTTCCGGGTGCCGCGGATCCTGGGGGAGGCGCCGTAA
- a CDS encoding beta-propeller domain-containing protein, which translates to MSGRTGTRTTKTRRSPARAVRATAGTGAALALVLGYGTVTGGVGHAAADELPRFSDCNEFTKYMRSTAESEVTAYGLGGGPMMYKTAPMTAEGDASRAGAAPSAAVGNGPTGTNTQERGVDEPDIAKIQGKRVLSLVNGKLTVVDAAGRKPKLLSTHTFAENEYPNELFVLDRNRVMVLGTGWKQHDAVDSPAGKRAPGFAPGPYRPAESYVVLTVLDLSQPTRPKLVRTERITGSYVTGRLTDGVARIVLTSQPRIAFSTPREGEPETLALARNRKAVRDAKAEDFLPERTVLDQAGKVVRSGPLMDCGAVRHPSVRSGLGIISVLTLDTADGGARLERGKAAGVVSNGDLVYSSTDRLYVATTDGGWNSPRPVDSRRPREQEMRTRIHAFDVTGRNDSPYVATGSVPGFLLGRWALSEFQGKLRVATTTGQPWAPPEETPNSQSSVVVLAERGDELRKIGSVSGLGKGETIRAVRWFDDIAAIVTFRQTDPLYLVDLADPAHPAVRGELKIPGYSAYLHPVGGDRLLGVGQDADSTGRVTGLQVSSFDLRNLAKPTRTAALGYGRGWTDVEHDSRAFTYLPGRRLAVLPAYVTQKVPCPPDAQCFAADGRPGFVGEIQVPAALGIRVGADGTLRKAGKFVADSAILRVLPVGDRLVAITGNAVVLLDPDTFSPTGSVRTAPDEAKPTR; encoded by the coding sequence ATGAGCGGTCGAACCGGCACGCGTACGACGAAGACACGCAGATCTCCGGCCCGGGCGGTCCGCGCCACGGCCGGCACGGGGGCGGCGCTCGCCCTCGTCCTGGGCTACGGCACGGTCACCGGCGGGGTGGGGCACGCCGCGGCCGACGAGCTGCCGCGATTCAGCGACTGCAACGAGTTCACGAAGTACATGCGCTCGACCGCGGAGTCCGAGGTCACCGCGTACGGCCTCGGCGGCGGGCCGATGATGTACAAGACCGCGCCGATGACCGCCGAGGGTGACGCGTCGCGCGCCGGGGCGGCTCCGAGCGCCGCCGTCGGCAACGGCCCGACCGGGACCAACACCCAGGAGCGCGGGGTCGACGAGCCCGACATCGCGAAGATCCAGGGAAAGCGCGTCCTCAGCCTGGTGAACGGCAAGCTCACCGTCGTCGACGCCGCGGGGCGCAAGCCCAAACTGCTCTCGACCCACACGTTCGCGGAGAACGAGTACCCGAACGAGCTGTTCGTCCTCGACAGGAACCGCGTGATGGTGCTCGGCACCGGCTGGAAGCAGCACGACGCGGTGGACTCCCCGGCCGGCAAGCGCGCCCCCGGCTTCGCGCCCGGCCCGTACCGGCCGGCCGAGTCCTACGTCGTGCTGACCGTGCTGGACCTGTCTCAGCCGACCCGGCCGAAGTTGGTCCGCACCGAGAGGATCACCGGCTCCTACGTCACCGGCCGGCTCACCGACGGCGTCGCGCGGATCGTGCTGACCAGCCAGCCGCGGATCGCGTTCAGCACCCCGCGCGAGGGTGAGCCCGAGACGCTGGCGCTGGCCCGCAACCGCAAGGCCGTCCGCGACGCGAAGGCCGAGGACTTCCTGCCCGAGCGCACGGTCCTCGACCAGGCCGGCAAGGTCGTCCGCTCCGGCCCGCTGATGGACTGCGGGGCCGTCCGGCACCCGTCGGTCCGCTCCGGGCTGGGCATCATCTCGGTCCTCACCCTCGACACCGCCGACGGCGGAGCCCGGCTCGAGCGGGGCAAGGCCGCAGGCGTCGTCAGCAACGGCGACCTCGTCTACAGCTCGACCGACCGCCTCTACGTCGCCACGACCGACGGCGGCTGGAACTCCCCGCGCCCGGTCGACTCGCGCCGTCCGCGCGAGCAGGAGATGCGGACCCGGATCCACGCGTTCGACGTGACCGGCCGCAACGACAGCCCGTACGTCGCGACGGGTTCAGTACCGGGCTTCCTCCTCGGCCGCTGGGCGCTCTCGGAGTTCCAGGGCAAGCTCCGCGTCGCCACCACGACCGGGCAGCCGTGGGCACCGCCGGAGGAGACCCCGAACTCGCAGTCGAGCGTCGTGGTCCTCGCCGAGCGCGGCGACGAGCTGCGGAAGATCGGCTCGGTCTCCGGCCTCGGCAAGGGCGAGACGATCCGCGCCGTCCGCTGGTTCGACGACATCGCCGCGATCGTGACGTTCCGTCAGACCGATCCGCTGTACCTCGTCGACCTCGCCGACCCGGCCCACCCGGCCGTGCGCGGCGAGCTGAAGATCCCGGGCTACTCCGCCTACCTCCACCCGGTCGGTGGGGACCGCCTGCTCGGCGTCGGGCAGGACGCCGACTCGACCGGCCGCGTCACCGGCCTGCAGGTCTCGTCGTTCGACCTGCGCAACCTGGCGAAGCCGACCCGCACCGCCGCGCTCGGCTACGGCCGCGGCTGGACCGACGTCGAGCACGACTCCCGGGCGTTCACCTACCTGCCCGGCCGTCGCCTCGCGGTGCTGCCGGCGTACGTGACGCAGAAGGTCCCGTGCCCGCCGGACGCCCAGTGCTTCGCCGCCGACGGGCGCCCGGGCTTCGTCGGGGAGATCCAGGTCCCCGCCGCTCTCGGCATTCGGGTCGGCGCCGACGGCACGCTCCGCAAGGCCGGGAAGTTCGTCGCGGACTCCGCCATCCTGCGCGTCCTCCCGGTCGGCGACCGCCTCGTCGCGATCACCGGGAACGCCGTCGTCCTCCTCGACCCGGACACCTTCTCCCCGACCGGGTCGGTCCGCACGGCCCCGGACGAGGCCAAGCCCACGCGCTGA
- a CDS encoding amino acid-binding protein, which produces MFLLRVVLPDRPGSLGALATALGKADADIVGVDVVEQRGDGRAVDDILVQLPPGKMADALVTACNSVEGAQVEFVRFYPSRGGLQRDLQAVEAMTADPTHAEAVLVQLSPNVFRADWAILLEARDEGDSRPRLLDRSPAAPEEIDDVSTPWLPLTRPIRLPDPAEWAPSLAQSTTAAVMTSGDRVLILGRRGGPEFLDSELARLGHLVALARAIGAGAA; this is translated from the coding sequence ATGTTCCTGCTCCGCGTCGTCCTGCCCGACCGCCCCGGTTCGCTGGGCGCGCTCGCGACGGCGCTCGGCAAGGCCGACGCCGACATCGTCGGCGTCGACGTCGTGGAGCAGCGTGGGGACGGCCGCGCGGTCGACGACATCCTCGTCCAGCTGCCGCCGGGCAAGATGGCGGACGCCCTGGTCACGGCGTGCAACTCGGTCGAGGGCGCGCAGGTCGAGTTCGTCCGGTTCTACCCCTCGCGCGGCGGGCTCCAGCGCGACCTGCAGGCCGTCGAGGCGATGACGGCGGACCCCACGCACGCCGAGGCCGTCCTCGTGCAGCTGAGCCCGAACGTCTTCCGCGCGGACTGGGCGATCCTGCTGGAGGCCCGCGACGAGGGCGACTCCAGGCCGCGGCTGCTGGACCGCAGCCCCGCCGCGCCGGAGGAGATCGACGACGTCAGCACGCCGTGGCTCCCCCTGACGCGACCGATAAGGCTGCCCGACCCCGCGGAGTGGGCGCCGAGCCTCGCGCAGTCCACGACCGCCGCCGTGATGACCTCCGGCGACCGGGTGCTGATCCTGGGCCGCCGCGGCGGGCCCGAGTTCCTCGACTCCGAGCTCGCGCGACTCGGTCACCTCGTCGCCCTGGCCCGGGCGATCGGCGCCGGCGCCGCCTGA
- a CDS encoding DUF7065 domain-containing protein — protein MSGTASGTASDTDWGPLAQPLHAEVPDDPRPWRDNAFLCFWDPAGRVTGVMHVSASPNAAGGRRARVSVRVENTTVEVVESLGFATWNSESITFDPQTGFTVDGPGLSGSLTFAPHHALAVFLGESAPKAFSLDAEHPLHHYQRSARVTGTLTVHGRTVEVDGFGYRDRTWGFREESASVQEYYGCMWVFPDVSVSAIRLLGQDGHTATIGHVCDANGTVPVTGMTIVRDAAGLFRSTRIDRKEGDPLEVSLVERHGTFWCPMGLDEQAGPTLSAYDEWHSLRRADGVEGFGLLEQGITRQLH, from the coding sequence TTGAGCGGGACGGCGAGCGGGACGGCGAGCGACACCGACTGGGGGCCGCTGGCCCAGCCGCTGCACGCCGAGGTCCCGGACGACCCGCGGCCGTGGCGGGACAACGCGTTCCTGTGCTTCTGGGACCCCGCGGGCCGGGTCACCGGCGTGATGCACGTGTCGGCCTCGCCCAACGCGGCCGGCGGGCGGCGGGCGCGCGTCAGCGTGCGGGTGGAGAACACGACCGTCGAGGTCGTCGAGTCCCTCGGTTTCGCGACCTGGAACAGCGAGTCGATCACTTTCGACCCGCAGACGGGCTTCACCGTCGACGGCCCCGGCCTGTCGGGGAGCCTGACGTTCGCCCCGCACCACGCGCTCGCGGTCTTTCTCGGCGAGTCCGCGCCGAAGGCGTTCAGCCTCGACGCCGAGCACCCGTTGCACCACTACCAGCGCAGCGCGCGGGTCACCGGGACGCTCACCGTCCACGGGCGCACGGTGGAGGTCGACGGCTTCGGCTACCGCGACCGCACCTGGGGTTTCCGGGAGGAGTCGGCCAGCGTGCAGGAGTACTACGGCTGCATGTGGGTGTTCCCGGACGTCTCGGTCTCGGCGATCCGCCTGCTCGGGCAGGACGGCCACACCGCGACGATCGGGCACGTCTGCGACGCGAACGGCACCGTCCCGGTGACGGGTATGACGATCGTCCGTGACGCCGCTGGTCTGTTCCGGTCCACGCGCATCGACCGCAAGGAGGGCGACCCGCTCGAGGTCTCGCTCGTCGAGCGCCACGGCACGTTCTGGTGCCCGATGGGTCTGGACGAGCAGGCCGGCCCGACGCTGAGCGCGTACGACGAGTGGCACTCGCTGCGCCGGGCCGACGGGGTCGAGGGCTTCGGGCTCCTCGAGCAGGGAATCACCCGCCAGCTTCACTGA